A window of Pseudomonadota bacterium contains these coding sequences:
- a CDS encoding thioesterase family protein, whose protein sequence is MRRVWLRTVAPLPDEPDLHRAILAYLSDYGLITTLLMPQGLRVLTENIFLASLDHAMWFHRPFKMDEWLLYVCEGVTSSGARGLARGSFYDLAGRLVVSVAQEGLIRVTASLRRAPPTTRTKCHE, encoded by the coding sequence TTGCGCAGGGTATGGCTGCGCACCGTTGCGCCGCTGCCCGATGAGCCGGACCTGCACCGCGCCATTCTGGCCTACCTGTCCGACTACGGACTCATCACTACGCTGCTCATGCCCCAGGGCCTGCGCGTGTTGACCGAGAACATCTTTCTCGCCAGCCTCGATCACGCCATGTGGTTCCATCGCCCCTTCAAGATGGACGAGTGGCTGCTCTACGTGTGCGAAGGCGTGACCTCGTCCGGCGCACGCGGGCTCGCTCGCGGCAGCTTCTACGATCTCGCCGGCCGCCTGGTGGTGTCGGTCGCCCAGGAAGGATTGATACGCGTCACCGCGAGCCTGCGGCGCGCGCCGCCCACGACAAGGACAAAATGCCATGAGTGA
- a CDS encoding thioesterase family protein: MKRVYGGKVLGEAIKAAQSVKMTVATCIPSIAISCAEAGSQNPVIYEVERSRDGRALAARRVTAIQYGRPIFTLEASFQAREQGYRIPGPGAERAATGRTSRACRSTN, translated from the coding sequence TTGAAGCGCGTCTATGGCGGCAAGGTGCTGGGCGAAGCGATCAAGGCCGCGCAGTCGGTTAAGATGACGGTCGCGACGTGCATTCCATCCATTGCTATTTCCTGCGCGGAAGCCGGTTCCCAGAATCCGGTCATCTACGAGGTTGAACGCAGCCGCGATGGTCGTGCGTTGGCCGCGCGGCGCGTGACCGCTATTCAATACGGGCGGCCGATCTTCACGCTCGAGGCTTCGTTCCAGGCGCGCGAGCAAGGGTATCGAATACCAGGCCCCGGCGCCGAGCGTGCCGCGACCGGAAGAACTTCGCGCGCGTGTCGTTCGACGAATTGA